A genome region from Gemmatimonadota bacterium includes the following:
- the odhB gene encoding 2-oxoglutarate dehydrogenase complex dihydrolipoyllysine-residue succinyltransferase, whose translation MLSIKVPVLGESIVEATISRWLKKEGDRVNAGDTLVELETDKVTVEVPALKAGVLVRRAKAEGDVVAVNDVLGDIDDAAAGAASASEPAPAPLAVAPAVAPAPAPAAAAPVAAAAPAVVAPIATSSAEKSSPAARRLAAEQGVDLSQVAGTGRGGVVSKPDVVEHLAAASTSAMPAVSAPAAAPVAAPVAVPAPPTPAPSAAAAPAPAKASTPARPAVGGPRESREKMTTRRRRIAEHLLEAQHATAHLTTFNEIDLTAVESLRARIKEKVEKEHGVRLSMMPFFVKAACMALKQFPVVNAKVDGDHIQYHHYVNMGIAVASDAGLVVPNLKDADSLSLLDIARAITAVAKKARDGKLTMDDLTGGTFTITNGGVFGSLISTPIINFPQVGILGLHKTQDRPMVVNGEIVVRPMMYVALSYDHRIIDGQQAVLFLVKVKELMEDPALMVVE comes from the coding sequence ATGCTCTCGATCAAAGTCCCCGTGCTCGGTGAGTCCATCGTCGAAGCCACGATTTCCCGATGGCTCAAGAAGGAAGGGGACCGTGTGAACGCGGGCGACACGCTGGTCGAACTGGAGACGGACAAGGTAACGGTCGAGGTTCCGGCGCTGAAAGCAGGTGTTCTGGTTCGCCGCGCCAAGGCCGAGGGCGATGTGGTGGCGGTGAACGACGTCCTGGGCGACATCGACGATGCCGCCGCCGGCGCCGCGAGCGCGAGCGAACCCGCGCCCGCCCCCCTCGCGGTGGCCCCCGCTGTGGCCCCCGCGCCGGCACCGGCCGCTGCGGCGCCAGTCGCGGCCGCTGCGCCCGCGGTGGTCGCCCCGATCGCGACGTCGTCGGCAGAGAAGAGCTCGCCCGCCGCCCGCCGTCTGGCGGCCGAACAGGGCGTCGACCTCTCCCAGGTCGCCGGCACCGGCCGCGGTGGCGTCGTGAGCAAGCCGGACGTCGTCGAACACTTGGCCGCAGCGTCGACGTCGGCGATGCCGGCCGTCTCGGCTCCGGCCGCGGCTCCAGTCGCGGCGCCGGTCGCAGTGCCTGCCCCGCCGACTCCCGCACCGTCGGCCGCCGCAGCGCCGGCGCCGGCCAAGGCGTCGACACCGGCCCGCCCTGCCGTCGGTGGCCCGCGCGAATCGCGCGAGAAGATGACCACGCGCCGACGTCGCATCGCCGAGCACCTGCTGGAGGCGCAGCACGCCACGGCGCACCTCACCACGTTCAACGAGATCGATCTCACCGCGGTCGAGTCGCTGCGCGCGCGGATCAAGGAAAAGGTCGAGAAAGAGCACGGCGTCCGCCTGTCGATGATGCCCTTCTTCGTGAAGGCGGCGTGCATGGCGCTCAAGCAGTTCCCGGTGGTGAACGCCAAGGTCGATGGCGATCACATCCAGTATCACCACTATGTGAACATGGGGATCGCCGTTGCCTCCGATGCCGGGCTCGTCGTCCCCAACCTCAAGGATGCCGATTCGCTGAGCCTGCTCGACATCGCGCGCGCCATCACCGCGGTCGCGAAGAAGGCGCGCGACGGCAAGCTGACGATGGATGATCTCACGGGCGGGACGTTCACGATCACCAACGGCGGCGTCTTCGGCTCGCTCATCTCCACGCCCATCATCAACTTCCCACAGGTCGGCATCCTCGGCCTGCACAAGACGCAGGATCGCCCGATGGTGGTGAACGGCGAGATCGTCGTGCGCCCGATGATGTACGTCGCGCTCTCGTACGATCACCGGATCATCGACGGTCAGCAGGCGGTGCTCTTCCTGGTCAAGGTGAAGGAGTTGATGGAGGATCCCGCCTTGATGGTGGTGGAGTAG
- a CDS encoding EamA family transporter: protein MTGWNVGVRGEAVEEAPGGRDSPTMPLSAIALVLLSALLHASWNLLLKRAGGTQEVVALSKIVEVVLFAPVFVWGFAADLPEAATVAWFTAVAATGVGLNYLFLARAYRHGELSVVYPISRGAILAFLPVAGWFALGERVAPLGVAGLLAIVCGILVLNLPEWSRSAVRGLATSLRGRATLYSIAAGFVAAGYTVWDKRAVAVMAPFAYMYLYTVLVALGYGVWLATRVASGATRQAWRAHAPSIVGIGAMNTASYLLILLALRTGVTSYVLGMRQVSIAVGVWMGWALLRERMSGPRLAGVVLIVAGCLAVTLVAGR, encoded by the coding sequence GTGACCGGCTGGAATGTGGGCGTGCGCGGCGAGGCTGTCGAGGAAGCGCCGGGCGGGCGAGATTCCCCCACCATGCCGCTGAGCGCGATTGCCCTCGTCCTTCTCTCGGCGCTCCTGCACGCCTCGTGGAACCTCCTGCTCAAGCGCGCCGGCGGGACGCAGGAGGTCGTGGCGCTCAGCAAGATCGTCGAGGTCGTCCTCTTCGCCCCGGTCTTCGTCTGGGGCTTTGCCGCCGACCTTCCCGAGGCGGCGACGGTCGCCTGGTTCACCGCCGTCGCGGCCACCGGTGTCGGGCTGAACTACCTGTTCCTCGCGCGCGCCTATCGCCACGGTGAGCTGTCGGTGGTCTATCCCATCTCGCGCGGGGCGATCCTTGCCTTCCTCCCGGTGGCGGGGTGGTTCGCGTTAGGCGAACGGGTCGCCCCGCTGGGCGTCGCGGGACTCCTGGCGATCGTCTGCGGGATTCTCGTCCTCAACCTCCCCGAGTGGTCGCGCTCCGCCGTTCGCGGGCTCGCGACGTCGCTGCGCGGGCGGGCCACGCTGTACTCGATCGCGGCGGGCTTCGTCGCCGCCGGTTACACCGTCTGGGACAAGCGCGCAGTGGCCGTCATGGCGCCGTTCGCCTACATGTACCTCTACACCGTCCTCGTGGCGCTCGGCTACGGTGTGTGGCTGGCCACGCGGGTTGCATCTGGCGCGACTCGACAGGCGTGGCGCGCACACGCGCCGAGCATCGTCGGCATCGGGGCGATGAACACGGCGTCGTACCTGCTCATCCTGCTCGCGTTGCGCACCGGCGTCACCAGCTACGTGCTGGGGATGCGCCAGGTGAGCATCGCGGTCGGGGTGTGGATGGGATGGGCGCTGCTGCGCGAGCGGATGTCGGGTCCACGCCTGGCCGGGGTCGTCCTCATCGTGGCCGGGTGCCTCGCGGTGACGCTCGTCGCGGGGCGCTAG
- the lpdA gene encoding dihydrolipoyl dehydrogenase has translation MANELLAADVVIIGGGPGGYVASIRAAQLGLSTVCVEMDKTLGGTCVNVGCIPSKALLQSSEHYEFARLHAHEHGLAFDGLRFDLATMHKRKDEVVSANTRGVEFLFKKNKVTWARGRGTLKAGNVVDVTAHDGSVTSYQAKHVIIATGSVPSELPFLKFDERRVLSNVGALAIPEVPRHLVVIGGGVIGLELGSVWRRLGAKVTVVEFMPTILPGNDDDITKEADRIFRKQGLDIRTGTKVTGATVEESRVLVTIEKGGTPEVLDADYVLVSVGRRPALHGVNAAALGLQIGPRGEVIVDDQMRTNLPNVFAIGDVVGGKLLAHKAEEEGVVAAEVIAGKPAHMHYRSMPGVVYTWPEVATVGLTEQEVKASGRKYKVGKFPFSANGRARTMAETNGFVKMIADAETDELLGCHMIGANVSDLLAEVVLAFEYRGSSEDIGITVHSHPTLSETTKEAALAVLGRAIHI, from the coding sequence ATGGCGAACGAACTCCTTGCCGCCGACGTGGTGATCATCGGCGGCGGCCCCGGCGGCTACGTCGCCTCGATCCGCGCGGCGCAGCTCGGACTCTCGACCGTGTGCGTCGAGATGGACAAGACGCTCGGCGGAACCTGCGTCAACGTCGGGTGCATCCCTTCAAAGGCGCTGCTTCAGTCGTCGGAGCACTACGAGTTCGCGCGCTTGCACGCCCACGAGCACGGCCTCGCGTTTGACGGGCTGCGCTTCGACCTGGCGACGATGCACAAGCGGAAGGACGAGGTGGTCTCGGCCAACACGCGCGGGGTCGAGTTCCTGTTCAAGAAGAACAAGGTGACCTGGGCCCGCGGGCGCGGGACGCTCAAGGCGGGGAACGTCGTCGATGTCACGGCGCATGACGGATCGGTGACGAGCTACCAGGCCAAGCACGTCATCATCGCCACTGGCTCGGTCCCGTCCGAGCTCCCGTTCCTCAAGTTCGACGAGCGGCGCGTGCTCTCCAACGTCGGTGCGCTCGCGATCCCCGAGGTGCCGCGCCACCTCGTCGTCATCGGTGGCGGGGTGATCGGGCTTGAGCTGGGTTCCGTCTGGCGGCGGTTAGGGGCCAAGGTGACGGTCGTCGAGTTCATGCCGACGATCCTCCCCGGCAACGACGACGACATCACCAAGGAAGCCGACCGCATCTTCCGCAAGCAGGGGCTCGACATCCGCACCGGGACCAAGGTCACGGGGGCGACGGTCGAGGAGTCGCGCGTGTTGGTCACCATCGAGAAGGGTGGCACCCCCGAGGTGCTCGACGCCGACTACGTCCTCGTCTCCGTGGGACGGCGCCCGGCGCTGCACGGGGTGAACGCGGCCGCGTTAGGCCTGCAGATCGGGCCGCGCGGCGAGGTGATCGTCGATGACCAGATGCGCACCAACCTGCCGAACGTCTTCGCCATCGGCGACGTGGTGGGGGGAAAGCTCCTGGCCCACAAGGCCGAGGAAGAAGGGGTGGTGGCCGCCGAGGTGATCGCGGGCAAGCCGGCGCACATGCACTATCGCTCGATGCCGGGCGTCGTCTACACCTGGCCCGAAGTGGCGACCGTGGGCCTCACCGAGCAGGAAGTGAAGGCCTCCGGCCGCAAGTACAAGGTCGGGAAGTTCCCCTTCTCGGCCAACGGTCGCGCGCGCACGATGGCCGAGACCAATGGCTTCGTGAAGATGATCGCCGATGCCGAGACGGATGAGTTGTTAGGCTGCCACATGATCGGCGCCAACGTGTCGGACCTGCTGGCCGAAGTGGTGCTGGCCTTCGAGTATCGCGGTTCGTCGGAAGACATCGGGATCACGGTGCATTCGCACCCGACGTTGTCGGAGACGACCAAGGAAGCGGCGTTGGCGGTGCTCGGGCGGGCGATACACATCTAG
- a CDS encoding zinc-binding dehydrogenase, translated as MRALTISAHGGLEQLQLRDDLPTPEIAASSDVRVRMKAAALNRLDLWMLGGLPHIKIAPPWIVGSDGAGVVEAVGDAVTSVKVGDHVVLNPGKSCRQCEYCTSGDSPLCLKYGIMGEHYSGTICEQLVVPEWNVVPIPAHIPMTEAAAFPLASLTAWRMMVSKARVRAGEHVLIWGIGGGVALQALQIAKALGAHTWVTSGSDDKLARAKALGADEVINHAQVDVGKEVRNRTSKRGVDVVIDSVGEKTWGQSLFALGKRGRLVTCGGTSGPMLQMDVRRLFWNQWTIMGSTMGNEEEFAAAAGEFARGQLHAIVDSVHDITHGADAYARLMSGEQFGKVVVSL; from the coding sequence GTGCGCGCTCTGACCATATCGGCACATGGCGGACTGGAACAACTCCAGCTCCGCGACGACCTCCCCACCCCCGAGATCGCGGCGTCTTCCGACGTGCGGGTTCGCATGAAGGCGGCGGCGCTCAATCGGCTCGACCTGTGGATGCTCGGTGGGCTCCCCCACATCAAGATCGCGCCGCCCTGGATCGTGGGCTCCGACGGGGCGGGGGTCGTCGAGGCGGTCGGCGACGCCGTGACGTCGGTGAAGGTGGGGGACCACGTGGTGCTCAACCCCGGGAAGAGCTGCCGGCAGTGTGAGTACTGCACCAGCGGAGACTCCCCGTTGTGCCTCAAGTACGGGATCATGGGCGAGCACTACTCGGGGACCATCTGCGAGCAGCTCGTCGTCCCCGAATGGAACGTCGTCCCGATCCCCGCGCACATCCCGATGACCGAGGCGGCGGCCTTTCCGCTGGCGTCGCTCACGGCGTGGCGGATGATGGTGAGCAAGGCGCGCGTGCGCGCGGGCGAGCACGTCCTCATCTGGGGGATCGGCGGCGGCGTTGCCTTGCAGGCGCTGCAGATCGCCAAGGCGCTCGGCGCGCACACCTGGGTGACCTCGGGAAGCGACGACAAGCTGGCACGTGCCAAGGCGTTAGGCGCCGACGAGGTGATCAACCACGCACAGGTCGACGTGGGCAAGGAGGTCCGCAACCGCACGTCCAAGCGCGGCGTGGACGTCGTGATCGACAGCGTGGGGGAAAAGACCTGGGGGCAGTCGCTCTTCGCGTTAGGCAAGCGCGGACGCCTGGTCACCTGCGGCGGGACGTCAGGGCCGATGCTGCAGATGGACGTGCGGCGCCTCTTCTGGAACCAGTGGACCATCATGGGCTCGACCATGGGGAACGAAGAGGAGTTTGCGGCGGCGGCGGGCGAGTTTGCGCGGGGGCAGTTGCACGCGATCGTCGACTCCGTCCACGACATCACGCACGGCGCAGATGCATACGCGCGCCTGATGTCGGGCGAGCAGTTCGGGAAGGTCGTGGTCTCCCTCTAG
- a CDS encoding FAD-binding oxidoreductase — translation MPSPAAPGAPRTAGTSGAAVVIIGGGIVGASIAYHLAVRGCRDILILERWESPATGSTGRSAGGVRHQFNTEVNIRLSQYGIERLRHFTEEIGGFAQLRQVGYLFLITDGDTWGRYQQQVQLQRRLGVPTELLTAAEAERLVPGTVVDDVVGATFCPRDGYCDPYGIAMGYLTRARELGARVRCSLPVTALHVTAGRVTAVEAGGETIGCDVMVNAAGAWAGQVGALAGLSIPVQPYRRTIYMTEPFAGLPDDIPFSFDVASGFYMRKEGRGLIFGLTNPNEPSSERLDVDWEWFETVLHHGVRRFPQLQDAQLSQKKCWSGLYEVTPDHMPVLGRHPDLLNYIDASGFSGHGVMHSPATGLLMAEEILDGRAHTIDIDELRISRFTRRSVAIETNIF, via the coding sequence CTGCCTTCACCCGCTGCGCCGGGTGCCCCGCGCACCGCCGGCACGTCCGGCGCGGCCGTCGTCATCATCGGCGGCGGCATCGTCGGCGCCTCCATCGCCTATCACCTCGCGGTACGCGGCTGCCGCGACATCCTCATCCTCGAGCGCTGGGAGTCACCCGCGACGGGGAGCACCGGCCGATCAGCCGGGGGGGTACGGCACCAGTTCAACACCGAGGTGAACATCCGGCTGTCGCAGTACGGCATCGAGCGGCTGCGGCACTTCACGGAGGAAATCGGCGGCTTTGCCCAGCTCCGGCAGGTCGGCTACCTCTTCCTCATCACGGATGGCGATACCTGGGGACGCTACCAGCAGCAGGTGCAACTCCAGCGACGGCTCGGCGTCCCCACGGAGCTGCTGACGGCGGCTGAAGCCGAGCGCCTCGTCCCCGGGACGGTAGTGGACGACGTCGTCGGCGCCACGTTCTGCCCGCGGGACGGCTACTGCGATCCGTACGGGATCGCGATGGGGTACCTCACGCGCGCACGCGAGCTGGGCGCGCGGGTCCGCTGTTCCTTGCCCGTCACCGCATTGCACGTCACGGCCGGGCGCGTGACCGCGGTCGAGGCAGGAGGCGAGACGATCGGTTGCGACGTGATGGTCAACGCCGCGGGCGCCTGGGCCGGCCAGGTAGGCGCCCTCGCCGGCCTGTCGATCCCGGTGCAGCCGTATCGTCGCACCATCTACATGACCGAGCCGTTTGCCGGACTCCCCGACGACATCCCCTTCTCGTTCGACGTGGCGAGCGGCTTCTACATGCGCAAGGAAGGGCGCGGGCTGATCTTCGGGCTCACCAACCCTAACGAGCCGTCGAGCGAACGGCTCGACGTGGACTGGGAGTGGTTCGAGACGGTGCTCCACCACGGCGTGCGGCGCTTTCCGCAGCTGCAGGACGCACAGCTGTCGCAGAAGAAGTGCTGGTCCGGGCTGTACGAAGTCACCCCAGATCACATGCCGGTGCTGGGCCGGCACCCCGACCTCCTCAACTACATCGATGCCAGCGGCTTCAGCGGGCACGGGGTGATGCACTCTCCGGCCACCGGCCTGCTGATGGCCGAGGAGATCCTCGATGGACGGGCGCACACGATCGACATCGACGAGCTGCGCATCTCGCGCTTCACACGGCGGTCCGTCGCAATCGAGACCAACATCTTCTAG
- a CDS encoding amidohydrolase family protein, whose protein sequence is MTLFVTRFVKSSVLIGVCASLGLLACSAAKAGDQAEGGGGASGRESADILVTGGTVITMDPTRRVIEDGAVAIRGDRIVAVGSSSELAARFAPTETIDARRKIVMPGLIDGHGHAGHGLVKSLGMDTEEWYPATEKIYAHGSTVDFWRAEALLTGVERVRFGVTTALSLFGGGDMVMRTDDVRYGDAYLKATQEVGLRYFLAVGPRRPPFPKRFTEWQGDSAIERDVSFERQLEVSEALIKKWHGAGDGRINLAVTFATHHQDETPVSGAALAELKAQARATRELSRRYKLVFTQDGHTTGTVKFAHEQLGILGPDAILSHATEFTDEEIGILVKTGTKIVHNPSANAAIRRRFQLVELLDAGVTVMLGSDGVAPDRSFDMFRHMFQAMHYHRFHFRDTNVLPAGKVLEMVTIDAARALGMEREIGSLEAGKKADLILIDWFRPHMMPMNMPLYRVAYFANGNDVSTVLVNGRVVMRDRTVLTVNEAEVLTLAQREADAAMARTGLQSLTATPEGFWGRSRFPAR, encoded by the coding sequence ATGACGCTGTTCGTGACGCGGTTCGTGAAGTCGTCGGTCCTGATCGGTGTGTGTGCCTCTCTGGGCTTGCTGGCCTGCTCGGCGGCAAAGGCCGGCGATCAGGCGGAGGGTGGGGGTGGGGCGTCGGGGCGCGAGAGCGCTGACATCCTGGTGACCGGCGGAACGGTCATCACGATGGACCCTACCCGGCGCGTCATCGAGGATGGCGCCGTGGCGATCCGCGGCGATCGCATCGTCGCTGTCGGCAGCTCGAGCGAACTCGCGGCGAGGTTCGCCCCCACCGAGACCATCGATGCCAGGCGCAAGATCGTGATGCCTGGCCTCATCGATGGACACGGGCACGCCGGACACGGTCTCGTGAAGAGCCTGGGGATGGACACCGAGGAGTGGTATCCGGCGACCGAGAAGATCTACGCGCACGGATCCACCGTCGACTTCTGGCGGGCGGAGGCCCTGCTGACGGGGGTCGAGCGCGTGCGGTTCGGCGTGACGACGGCACTCTCGCTCTTCGGTGGCGGCGACATGGTGATGCGGACCGACGACGTGCGATACGGCGACGCCTATCTCAAGGCCACGCAGGAGGTGGGGCTCCGCTACTTCCTCGCGGTGGGGCCGCGGCGTCCGCCGTTTCCCAAGCGCTTCACCGAATGGCAGGGCGATTCGGCAATCGAACGCGACGTGTCGTTCGAGCGGCAGCTCGAGGTGTCGGAGGCGCTCATCAAGAAGTGGCACGGCGCGGGCGATGGGCGCATCAACCTCGCCGTCACCTTCGCCACGCATCATCAGGATGAGACGCCGGTCTCTGGCGCCGCACTCGCGGAGCTCAAGGCCCAGGCGCGTGCCACGCGTGAGCTCTCCAGGCGCTACAAGCTCGTCTTCACGCAGGACGGCCACACCACCGGGACGGTGAAGTTCGCGCACGAGCAGCTGGGGATCCTCGGCCCCGACGCGATCCTGTCGCACGCGACCGAGTTCACCGACGAGGAGATCGGGATCCTCGTGAAGACGGGGACGAAGATCGTGCACAACCCCAGCGCGAACGCGGCCATCCGTCGCCGGTTCCAGCTGGTCGAGCTGCTCGACGCGGGCGTGACGGTGATGCTGGGTTCCGACGGCGTGGCGCCCGACCGCAGCTTCGACATGTTCCGCCACATGTTCCAGGCGATGCACTATCATCGCTTCCACTTCCGGGACACGAACGTCCTCCCGGCGGGAAAGGTGCTGGAGATGGTGACGATCGACGCAGCGCGCGCGCTGGGGATGGAGCGGGAGATCGGCTCACTGGAGGCGGGGAAGAAGGCCGACCTGATCCTCATCGACTGGTTCAGGCCGCACATGATGCCGATGAACATGCCGCTCTATCGCGTGGCCTACTTCGCGAACGGCAACGACGTCTCGACCGTATTGGTGAACGGGCGCGTGGTGATGCGCGACCGGACGGTGCTGACGGTGAACGAAGCCGAGGTGCTGACGCTCGCCCAGCGTGAGGCGGATGCGGCCATGGCGCGCACCGGGTTGCAATCGCTGACGGCGACGCCCGAGGGGTTCTGGGGGAGGAGTCGTTTCCCGGCGCGCTGA
- a CDS encoding alanine--glyoxylate aminotransferase family protein: MSTVIEPTATPAVSVKAPPFGKFFLPGPTEVRHDVLYAMTQQMIGHRGKDVEDLMARVAPKLQAVFRTTRPVYTVTSSATGLMEAGVRNATLKRVLCLVNGSFSERFYKASVNSGIAADKLEVPFGEYVSPELLADTLKQKEYDVVTIVHSETSTGVLNPIRDLAAAAHASGDVAVVIDTVSSLAAGAVESDAWELDYVLTGSQKALALPPGLAFCTANERVFARARQSERRGLYFDLLEFDEYFKKNQTPNTPAVSLLYALDLQLDHMMAEGVEARWARHAEMAAYTWGWAEQRGLKVFAPAGYRSPGVTCILMPEGTKGSVVVGAMKAKGFVLATGYGALKDDMVRVGHMGEHTLGEVQGVLEALGEVMSP, translated from the coding sequence ATGAGCACCGTCATCGAACCCACCGCCACTCCCGCCGTGAGCGTCAAGGCGCCGCCGTTCGGGAAGTTCTTCCTCCCCGGCCCCACCGAGGTGCGCCACGACGTGCTGTACGCGATGACCCAGCAGATGATCGGGCACCGCGGCAAGGACGTCGAGGACCTCATGGCGCGCGTCGCCCCCAAGCTGCAGGCGGTCTTTCGCACCACGCGTCCCGTCTACACGGTGACGTCGTCGGCCACCGGGCTCATGGAAGCGGGGGTGCGCAACGCGACGCTCAAGCGCGTTCTTTGCCTCGTGAACGGCTCCTTCTCCGAGCGCTTCTACAAGGCCAGCGTCAATTCCGGGATCGCGGCCGACAAGCTCGAGGTGCCGTTCGGAGAGTATGTCTCGCCCGAACTCCTGGCCGACACGCTCAAGCAGAAGGAATACGACGTCGTCACCATCGTGCACTCGGAGACGTCGACCGGGGTGCTGAATCCCATTCGCGACCTCGCGGCTGCGGCACATGCGTCGGGCGATGTGGCGGTGGTCATCGACACGGTGTCGTCGCTGGCGGCCGGTGCGGTGGAGAGTGACGCGTGGGAGCTGGACTATGTGCTCACGGGCTCACAGAAGGCGCTGGCGCTCCCGCCGGGGCTGGCATTCTGCACGGCGAACGAGCGGGTCTTCGCGCGTGCGCGGCAGAGCGAGCGTCGCGGGCTGTACTTCGACCTGCTGGAGTTCGACGAGTACTTCAAGAAGAACCAGACGCCCAACACGCCGGCGGTTTCGCTGCTGTACGCGCTCGATCTGCAGCTCGACCACATGATGGCCGAAGGGGTGGAGGCGCGGTGGGCGCGCCATGCGGAGATGGCGGCGTACACCTGGGGGTGGGCCGAGCAGCGCGGGCTCAAGGTGTTTGCACCTGCCGGCTACCGTTCGCCTGGTGTCACCTGCATCCTGATGCCCGAGGGGACCAAGGGGTCTGTCGTGGTGGGGGCGATGAAGGCCAAGGGCTTCGTGCTGGCCACCGGCTACGGCGCGCTCAAGGACGACATGGTGCGCGTCGGGCACATGGGCGAGCACACGTTAGGCGAGGTGCAGGGGGTGCTGGAGGCGTTGGGGGAGGTGATGTCGCCGTAG
- a CDS encoding HAD-IB family phosphatase produces MFRTVLFDCDTTLSAMEGIDELAREYRDQIVPLTEAAMRGEVPLESVYARRLAIIKPTRGEIERIGRMYVERLVPGTRETVDGLHRAGVDVHIISGGLRPAVLYVADALGIAHDKVHAVDLSFDEAGHYAGFDEGSPLTRDGGKPAVIQALGALARPVMLVGDGNTDLDAKPIVDCFVGFAGVVARPRVVAEAHVVVHANSLLPVLALALGDDGAAQHPELLSLLDAGRALLAASVHLPPDRAAS; encoded by the coding sequence ATGTTTCGCACGGTTCTTTTCGACTGCGACACCACCCTCTCGGCCATGGAGGGGATCGACGAGCTGGCGCGTGAGTATCGCGACCAGATCGTCCCGCTCACCGAGGCGGCGATGCGCGGGGAGGTGCCGCTCGAGTCGGTGTACGCGCGGCGGCTGGCCATCATCAAGCCCACGCGCGGCGAGATCGAGCGCATTGGCCGCATGTACGTCGAGCGGCTGGTGCCGGGGACGCGGGAGACCGTCGACGGGCTGCATCGTGCCGGCGTCGACGTACACATCATCTCGGGCGGGTTGCGCCCGGCGGTGCTGTACGTCGCCGACGCACTCGGCATCGCGCATGACAAGGTGCACGCGGTGGATCTCTCCTTCGACGAGGCGGGACACTACGCAGGCTTTGACGAGGGGTCGCCGCTCACGCGCGACGGCGGCAAGCCGGCGGTGATCCAGGCGTTAGGCGCGCTGGCGCGACCGGTGATGCTGGTGGGTGACGGCAACACCGACCTCGATGCCAAGCCGATCGTCGACTGCTTCGTTGGCTTTGCCGGTGTGGTCGCGCGCCCGCGCGTGGTCGCGGAGGCGCATGTGGTGGTGCACGCCAACTCGCTCCTTCCCGTGCTGGCGCTCGCCCTGGGCGACGACGGCGCCGCGCAGCACCCAGAACTGCTTTCACTCCTCGACGCCGGGCGAGCGCTGCTCGCGGCGTCGGTTCACCTTCCGCCGGACCGGGCTGCCTCATGA
- a CDS encoding DUF4112 domain-containing protein, whose protein sequence is MTDTSGATPVTRFSMKSATPTRVPLPSNRLQHLRRLAYWLDEGIGIPGTRFRIGLDPILGLIPGVGDAAGALLGAAILMEAARRGVPRGVLVRITANLVLDAALGSVPLLGDLFDMAWKANVRNLALLEREALGAPATARADTRLVVLLGGAAVVVVATVVVGGAMLTWRLLRGALGGAP, encoded by the coding sequence ATGACCGACACCAGCGGCGCCACGCCCGTCACCCGTTTCTCCATGAAGAGTGCGACGCCAACGCGCGTTCCCCTGCCGTCGAACCGGCTGCAACACCTTCGTCGCCTCGCCTACTGGCTGGACGAGGGGATCGGGATTCCCGGGACGCGCTTTCGCATCGGACTCGACCCGATCCTGGGGCTCATTCCCGGGGTGGGCGACGCGGCTGGGGCGCTGCTCGGCGCGGCGATCCTCATGGAGGCGGCTCGACGCGGCGTCCCGCGCGGCGTGCTCGTGCGCATCACGGCCAACCTCGTGCTCGATGCCGCGTTAGGCTCCGTTCCGCTGCTCGGCGACCTGTTCGACATGGCGTGGAAGGCCAACGTGCGAAACCTTGCGCTCCTGGAGCGAGAGGCGCTCGGGGCGCCGGCTACCGCGCGAGCGGACACGCGGCTGGTTGTCCTGCTGGGCGGCGCGGCCGTCGTGGTCGTGGCGACAGTGGTGGTGGGGGGCGCCATGCTCACGTGGCGACTGCTGCGGGGTGCGCTGGGCGGGGCGCCGTAG
- a CDS encoding ankyrin repeat domain-containing protein, producing MPTIHADDPRAIALTTAIRAGQFETLQRHLREHPELAAASIVDARGVSRSLLHVVADWPGHFPNAARCVAVLVAAGANPNVRLVPAPPAPPGETPLHWAASSDDVDVVDALLDGGADIEAPGAPFTGGTAMSNAVVFAQWRAARRLVDRGASTTLWQAAALGVIDRVQLALHGATPPSAEAITNALWHACRGGQHAVAVLLAERGGDVNWIGHDHKSPLDVAYESGNRELVSWLQSAGAIRPTAR from the coding sequence ATGCCGACCATTCACGCCGACGATCCTCGCGCCATCGCGCTCACGACGGCGATTCGCGCCGGCCAGTTCGAGACGCTGCAACGCCACCTGCGCGAACACCCCGAGCTCGCCGCCGCGTCAATCGTCGATGCGCGCGGTGTGTCGCGGTCGCTGCTGCACGTCGTCGCCGACTGGCCAGGCCACTTTCCCAATGCCGCCCGGTGCGTGGCCGTACTCGTTGCAGCTGGCGCCAACCCGAACGTCCGGCTCGTGCCGGCGCCCCCCGCACCGCCCGGGGAAACACCGCTGCACTGGGCCGCCAGCAGCGACGATGTCGACGTGGTCGACGCCCTGCTGGACGGTGGCGCCGACATCGAGGCGCCTGGCGCACCCTTCACGGGAGGGACGGCCATGTCGAACGCCGTCGTCTTCGCGCAGTGGCGCGCCGCGCGCCGGCTGGTCGACCGCGGCGCCTCCACGACGCTCTGGCAGGCGGCGGCCCTGGGGGTGATCGATCGCGTGCAGCTCGCCCTCCACGGCGCGACGCCGCCGTCGGCCGAGGCCATCACCAACGCACTCTGGCACGCCTGCCGCGGTGGTCAACACGCGGTCGCGGTGCTGTTGGCGGAGCGAGGGGGCGACGTGAACTGGATCGGGCACGACCACAAGTCGCCACTCGACGTGGCGTACGAGAGCGGCAACCGCGAGTTGGTCTCGTGGTTGCAGTCGGCGGGCGCTATTCGCCCGACGGCACGTTAG